The following coding sequences lie in one Halorarum halophilum genomic window:
- a CDS encoding ATP-dependent helicase: MRGRELLAATGVEYEFDPAAVPIEDEGVLERLEPSVREWWVEQFGEYVPGNGGFFTPPQREAIPLIAGGTNSLICSPTGSGKTLASFTAIINDLYRRERELDDGLDNAVYCLYVSPLKSLANDIHRNLELPLAGISGKLADRGYETEIRHAIRHGDTGDSERQRMLEETPHILNTTPETLAILLNSPKFKEKLRSVEYVVVDEIHSLAENKRGTHLAVSLERLERMCEGSPTRIGCSATVEPLSTMAEFLVGGRRTDGGEWEPREYEIVDTRFVREFDLKLECPTDDLIGTPRTVVNDRFYDRLHELIQDHENTLVFTNTRSGAERVLGTLRERFDDYDEGNSGCHHGSMSKETRETIEGKLKSGDVDVVTSSTSLELGIDMPHLDLVVQVGSPKSVAALLQRVGRAGHRLGQTVEGRVIALDRDELVECAVMLEKAEEGFVDRVFVPENAHDVAAQQVYGMAINDVWREADVRETLRSAYPYRGFDDDDWEVLMRYLTADYEGMEDRNVYAKIWRDTNDAPDGEHHYPEYDVGEHLVGKRGRLARVIYMTNIGTIPDSFTCDVFVRGTDEWVGQLDENYLDTLEPGDVFQLGGSNYEYRYRRGSKVRVDRSSARPTVPSWFSERLPLSYDLGREVLAFQRDVLDRLDDGGPPAAREWLRTFPLDENSVRAITRMFDEQLRYAGEGSVSTPDQLAIEVELDREEYRRHYYVHSNYGREFNDGLSRLVAAHCARRANTNVKVAVADNGFTVSMPLNRKVDVPGVIEELDPDDVLADLRAALDGTDLLKRYFRINATRALMILKRYKGYEKSAAQQQVSSEMLISFAQERESFAVMEETYREITEDKLNLQGVREVVERIGSGEIAVTSREVDSPSPRAFGLATLMASDVVLAEDESAVLQEFHERVLSELGEDASSGVLAESDD, encoded by the coding sequence ATGCGAGGACGGGAACTGCTCGCGGCGACGGGGGTCGAGTACGAGTTCGACCCCGCCGCGGTTCCCATCGAGGACGAGGGGGTCCTGGAACGACTCGAACCGTCCGTCCGGGAGTGGTGGGTCGAACAGTTCGGCGAGTACGTCCCCGGCAACGGCGGCTTCTTCACGCCACCCCAGCGCGAGGCCATCCCGCTCATCGCCGGGGGGACGAACAGCCTCATCTGCTCGCCGACCGGGTCCGGCAAGACGCTCGCGTCGTTCACGGCCATCATCAACGACCTCTACCGCCGCGAACGCGAACTGGACGACGGGCTCGACAACGCCGTCTACTGCCTGTACGTCTCACCGCTGAAGTCGCTCGCGAACGACATCCACCGGAACCTGGAACTCCCCCTGGCGGGCATCTCCGGGAAGCTCGCCGACCGGGGGTACGAGACGGAGATCCGCCACGCCATCCGCCACGGCGACACCGGCGACAGCGAGCGCCAGCGGATGCTGGAGGAGACCCCGCACATCCTCAACACGACGCCCGAGACGCTCGCCATCCTGCTCAACTCCCCCAAGTTCAAGGAGAAGCTTCGGAGCGTCGAGTACGTCGTCGTCGACGAGATCCACAGCCTCGCCGAGAACAAGCGGGGCACCCACCTCGCCGTCTCGCTCGAACGGCTCGAGCGCATGTGCGAGGGCTCGCCCACTCGGATCGGCTGTTCCGCGACGGTGGAGCCGCTCTCGACGATGGCCGAGTTCCTCGTCGGGGGACGGCGGACCGACGGTGGCGAGTGGGAACCGCGCGAGTACGAGATCGTCGACACGCGCTTCGTCCGCGAGTTCGACCTGAAGCTGGAGTGTCCGACCGACGACCTCATCGGCACGCCGCGTACCGTCGTCAACGATCGCTTCTACGACCGCCTCCACGAACTGATCCAGGACCACGAGAACACGCTGGTGTTCACGAACACCCGGTCGGGCGCCGAGCGGGTACTCGGCACCCTGCGGGAGCGGTTCGACGACTACGACGAGGGGAACTCCGGCTGTCACCACGGCTCCATGTCGAAGGAGACCCGCGAGACCATCGAGGGGAAGCTGAAGTCGGGCGACGTCGACGTGGTCACCTCCTCCACGTCGCTGGAACTCGGCATCGACATGCCCCACCTCGACCTCGTCGTCCAGGTCGGCTCGCCGAAGTCGGTCGCCGCCCTCCTCCAGCGCGTCGGCCGAGCGGGCCACCGGCTCGGCCAGACAGTCGAGGGCCGGGTCATCGCGCTCGACCGGGACGAACTGGTCGAGTGCGCGGTGATGCTCGAGAAAGCCGAGGAGGGGTTCGTCGACCGCGTGTTCGTCCCCGAGAACGCCCACGACGTCGCCGCCCAGCAGGTGTACGGCATGGCCATCAACGACGTGTGGCGCGAGGCCGACGTCCGGGAGACGCTCCGCTCGGCCTACCCCTACCGGGGCTTCGACGACGACGACTGGGAGGTGCTGATGCGCTATCTCACGGCCGACTACGAGGGGATGGAGGACCGCAACGTCTACGCCAAGATCTGGCGGGACACGAACGACGCGCCCGACGGCGAGCACCACTACCCCGAGTACGACGTCGGCGAACACCTAGTCGGCAAGCGCGGCCGGCTGGCGCGGGTCATCTACATGACGAACATCGGCACAATCCCCGACTCGTTCACCTGCGACGTGTTCGTCCGCGGGACCGACGAGTGGGTGGGCCAGCTGGACGAGAACTACCTCGACACGCTGGAACCCGGCGACGTCTTCCAGCTGGGCGGGAGCAACTACGAGTACCGGTATCGGCGCGGCTCGAAGGTCCGCGTGGACCGGTCGAGCGCCCGCCCGACCGTCCCGTCGTGGTTCTCCGAGCGCCTGCCGCTGAGCTACGACCTCGGTCGCGAGGTGCTGGCGTTCCAGCGCGACGTCCTGGACCGGCTGGACGACGGCGGCCCGCCCGCGGCCCGCGAGTGGCTCCGGACGTTCCCGCTGGACGAGAACTCCGTGCGGGCGATCACTCGGATGTTCGACGAACAGCTCCGGTACGCGGGCGAGGGCTCCGTCTCGACGCCCGATCAGCTTGCGATCGAGGTGGAACTCGACCGCGAGGAGTACCGTCGACACTACTACGTCCACTCGAACTACGGCAGGGAGTTCAACGACGGTCTCTCGCGGCTCGTCGCGGCCCACTGCGCGCGACGGGCGAACACGAACGTCAAGGTTGCGGTCGCGGACAACGGGTTCACGGTGTCGATGCCGCTGAACCGGAAGGTGGACGTGCCGGGCGTCATCGAGGAACTGGACCCCGACGACGTGCTCGCCGACCTCCGCGCGGCGCTCGACGGGACGGACCTCCTCAAGCGCTACTTCCGTATCAACGCCACGAGGGCGCTGATGATCCTCAAGCGATACAAGGGGTACGAGAAGTCCGCCGCCCAGCAGCAGGTGTCCTCGGAGATGCTCATCTCGTTCGCACAGGAGCGCGAGTCGTTCGCGGTGATGGAGGAGACGTACCGGGAGATCACCGAGGACAAACTGAACCTCCAGGGCGTCCGCGAGGTCGTCGAACGGATCGGGTCGGGCGAGATCGCGGTGACGAGCCGGGAGGTCGACAGCCCGTCGCCGCGGGCGTTCGGCCTGGCGACGCTGATGGCCAGCGACGTCGTGCTCGCCGAGGACGAGTCGGCCGTCCTCCAGGAGTTCCACGAGCGCGTGCTCTCGGAACTCGGCGAGGACGCGAGTAGCGGTGTGCTGGCCGAGAGCGACGACTGA
- a CDS encoding MBL fold metallo-hydrolase has product MRVTFLGTGAAMPVPDRVQTGLLLEAAPGDRGPLLVDCGAGILHRLAQTDPGYEAVSTVLLTHHHLDHVSDLLALLKARWLAGEEQLEVVGPPGTKGILDGMLDVHDYLDGRVDLQVREVHPDSEFELAGFEVAARETIHSVQCFAYRFSDPGGDDDFVFSGDAEAFEGLAAFADGARVLAHDCSFPDEVDVDNHPTPSRLGGALAGHEVDRVYLTHLYPHTEGRHEEMLASVRDQFDGDVRVARDGLRFEV; this is encoded by the coding sequence ATGCGCGTCACGTTCCTCGGCACCGGCGCGGCGATGCCCGTCCCGGACCGGGTCCAGACCGGCCTCCTGCTGGAGGCCGCACCCGGCGACCGCGGGCCGCTGCTGGTCGACTGTGGGGCCGGGATCCTCCACCGACTCGCCCAGACCGACCCCGGCTACGAGGCCGTGTCGACTGTCCTCCTGACCCACCACCACCTCGACCACGTCTCCGACCTGCTCGCGCTGCTGAAGGCCCGCTGGCTCGCCGGCGAGGAGCAACTCGAGGTGGTCGGCCCGCCGGGTACCAAGGGTATCCTCGACGGCATGCTCGACGTGCACGACTACCTGGACGGCCGCGTCGACCTCCAGGTGCGGGAGGTCCACCCCGACTCCGAGTTCGAGCTCGCGGGGTTCGAGGTCGCCGCGCGGGAGACGATCCACTCGGTGCAGTGTTTCGCCTACCGGTTCTCCGACCCCGGCGGCGACGACGACTTCGTCTTCTCGGGCGACGCCGAGGCGTTCGAGGGGCTGGCGGCGTTCGCCGACGGCGCCCGGGTGCTCGCGCACGACTGCTCGTTCCCCGACGAGGTCGACGTGGACAACCACCCCACGCCGAGTCGACTCGGCGGGGCGCTGGCCGGCCACGAGGTCGACCGCGTCTATCTGACGCACCTCTACCCCCACACGGAGGGTAGACACGAGGAGATGCTGGCGAGCGTCCGCGACCAGTTCGACGGCGACGTCCGCGTCGCCCGCGATGGACTCCGGTTCGAAGTGTGA
- a CDS encoding DMT family transporter, whose translation MRGARDAAGFLTLAAVWGTAFVATKAALADFPPVLLAALRFDIAAVLLFGLAFAGGRRIRPAGAGDLRPIATGGLFSIGAHHALLFSGQVYVTSAVAATLIGLIPVLTPMTTRLLRSDESLDAVGVLGVLVGFGGLLVIARPDPRNLAANAGALFVFGSAVAWVLGAVTTREDDATLRPLAMQAWMALVGAASLHVAALALGQGVGDATATAGSLGWLVYLAVVPGAGGFLLYFRLLDRLGPIQAGLLEYAIPPFAAAFGWLVLKETLAPGTVRGFLLVLVAFLLVKRRALRAGLRRAFG comes from the coding sequence GTGAGGGGCGCGAGAGACGCGGCGGGCTTTCTCACCCTCGCCGCGGTGTGGGGTACCGCGTTCGTCGCCACGAAGGCGGCGCTGGCCGACTTCCCGCCGGTGCTGCTCGCGGCGCTCCGGTTCGACATCGCCGCGGTCCTGCTGTTCGGTCTCGCGTTCGCGGGCGGGAGACGAATTCGGCCGGCCGGCGCGGGCGACCTCCGACCCATCGCGACCGGCGGCCTGTTCAGCATCGGTGCCCACCACGCGCTCCTGTTCAGCGGCCAGGTGTACGTCACGAGCGCCGTCGCCGCGACGCTCATCGGGCTCATCCCGGTGCTCACGCCGATGACGACCCGCCTCCTTCGGTCGGACGAGAGTCTGGACGCGGTCGGCGTGCTCGGCGTCCTGGTCGGCTTCGGCGGCCTGCTAGTCATCGCGAGGCCTGATCCGCGGAACCTCGCGGCCAACGCCGGCGCGCTGTTCGTGTTCGGCTCCGCGGTCGCGTGGGTGCTCGGCGCGGTGACGACGCGCGAGGACGACGCCACGCTCCGACCGCTCGCGATGCAGGCGTGGATGGCGCTTGTCGGCGCCGCCTCGCTCCACGTCGCGGCGCTCGCGCTCGGCCAGGGCGTCGGCGACGCCACAGCCACGGCCGGGAGTCTGGGGTGGCTGGTGTACCTCGCGGTGGTTCCGGGCGCCGGCGGCTTCCTGCTGTACTTCCGCCTGCTCGACCGTCTCGGACCGATCCAGGCGGGGTTGCTCGAGTACGCCATTCCGCCGTTCGCCGCCGCGTTCGGGTGGCTGGTGCTGAAGGAGACGCTGGCACCGGGCACCGTGCGCGGCTTCCTGCTCGTCCTCGTCGCGTTCCTGCTGGTCAAGCGACGAGCGCTACGGGCGGGGCTTCGACGCGCCTTCGGGTGA
- a CDS encoding isopentenyl phosphate kinase, translated as MTTVLKLGGSVITEKDSPETLDGPALAALADAIAESHSGARRAANRSDEVAGADLAELVVVHGGGSFGHHHAATHGVSTIDGTHDVGAITDIHGAMTTLNRFVLSRLHERDVPAVPVHPLSAAARDTNATLSMPTDQVATMLAEGFVPVLHGDGVVHAGEGVTVLSGDELVAHLARELDADRVGVCSTVPGVLDGDDEVIPGIDSFDEVADLLGASDATDVSGGMAGKVRELLDLGAPAHVFGPDALAEFLDGGEPGTRIG; from the coding sequence GTGACCACGGTTCTCAAGCTCGGCGGCTCGGTGATCACCGAGAAGGACAGCCCCGAGACGCTCGACGGGCCGGCGCTCGCCGCCCTCGCCGACGCCATCGCCGAGTCGCACTCGGGGGCACGTCGGGCCGCGAACCGGTCCGACGAAGTCGCCGGGGCCGACCTGGCGGAACTCGTCGTCGTCCACGGCGGCGGCTCGTTCGGCCACCACCACGCCGCTACCCACGGCGTCTCCACGATCGACGGGACCCACGACGTCGGTGCGATTACCGACATCCACGGCGCGATGACGACGCTCAACCGGTTCGTCCTCTCGCGCCTCCACGAGCGCGACGTGCCGGCGGTGCCGGTCCACCCGCTCTCGGCGGCCGCGCGGGATACGAACGCGACCCTCTCGATGCCGACCGACCAGGTGGCGACGATGCTCGCCGAGGGGTTCGTGCCGGTGCTCCACGGCGACGGGGTCGTCCACGCCGGCGAGGGCGTGACGGTGCTCTCGGGCGACGAACTCGTCGCGCACCTCGCGCGTGAACTCGATGCCGACCGCGTCGGCGTCTGCTCGACGGTCCCGGGCGTGCTCGACGGGGACGACGAGGTGATCCCCGGAATCGACTCGTTCGACGAGGTCGCGGACCTGCTCGGCGCGAGCGACGCGACGGACGTGAGCGGCGGCATGGCCGGCAAGGTGCGGGAGCTCCTCGACCTCGGCGCGCCGGCCCATGTCTTCGGCCCGGACGCGCTCGCCGAGTTCCTGGACGGCGGCGAACCCGGCACCAGGATCGGCTGA
- the mvk gene encoding mevalonate kinase encodes MTTCSAPGKVYLFGEHAVVYGEPAVPCAIERRARVTAEPREDGRVRVEAPDLSLDGFTVTWDDSADERPDLDVPTPLVEAGMGYVNEAVAQARDAADAPEVGFDITVESTIPLGAGLGSSAAVTVAGIDAGTRSLGVELSTEEIADRAYRAEYEVQDGQASRADTFCSAMGGAVRVEGEDRRTIDAPPLPFVIGYDGGAGDTGELVAGVRALREEYGFAADTIGAIGDVVRRGTEVLRGSEPNGGADEELLAELGRLMDFDHGLLAALGVSSRSLDAMVWAARDADAYGAKLTGAGGGGCIVALDDTEATETALDYTPGCETAFRAELATEGVRVEGA; translated from the coding sequence ATGACCACCTGCAGCGCGCCGGGGAAGGTGTACCTCTTCGGCGAGCACGCGGTCGTGTACGGCGAGCCGGCGGTGCCGTGCGCCATCGAGCGCCGTGCGCGCGTCACCGCCGAACCCCGGGAGGACGGGCGCGTCAGGGTCGAGGCGCCCGACCTCTCGCTGGACGGGTTCACCGTCACCTGGGACGATTCCGCCGACGAGCGCCCGGACCTCGACGTGCCGACGCCGCTCGTCGAGGCCGGGATGGGCTACGTCAACGAGGCCGTCGCCCAGGCGCGCGACGCGGCCGACGCCCCCGAAGTCGGCTTCGACATCACGGTGGAGTCGACCATCCCGCTCGGCGCGGGGCTGGGCTCCTCCGCGGCCGTGACCGTCGCGGGCATCGACGCGGGAACCCGCTCGCTCGGCGTCGAACTCTCGACCGAGGAGATCGCCGACCGCGCCTACCGCGCGGAGTACGAGGTGCAGGACGGCCAGGCGTCACGGGCGGACACGTTCTGCTCCGCGATGGGCGGCGCGGTCCGCGTCGAGGGGGAGGACCGCCGGACCATCGACGCGCCTCCGCTGCCGTTCGTCATCGGTTACGATGGCGGTGCGGGGGACACGGGCGAACTGGTGGCCGGGGTCCGCGCGCTGCGGGAGGAGTACGGCTTCGCAGCCGACACCATTGGCGCCATCGGCGACGTGGTCCGGCGCGGAACGGAGGTGCTTCGGGGGAGCGAGCCGAACGGCGGGGCGGACGAGGAGCTCCTCGCCGAACTCGGCCGCCTGATGGACTTCGATCACGGGCTGCTCGCCGCGCTCGGCGTCTCCTCCCGGTCGCTCGACGCGATGGTGTGGGCCGCACGAGACGCCGACGCGTACGGCGCGAAGCTCACCGGCGCAGGCGGCGGCGGCTGTATCGTCGCCCTCGACGACACGGAGGCGACCGAGACGGCGCTGGACTACACCCCCGGCTGCGAGACTGCGTTCCGGGCGGAACTGGCGACCGAGGGCGTCCGGGTGGAGGGAGCGTGA
- the rpsB gene encoding 30S ribosomal protein S2 codes for MSESENDTEEAPAEEEVDETEAPAEEAPETQEQPDEAADAESEEGTDGAEDEAAEEAGPRFDEDVMPDEEADLLIPVEDYLSAGVHIGTQQKTKDMERFIHRVRDDGLYVLDVSQTDGRIRTAADFLANYDPEQVLVTSSRQYGRFPAEKFADAIGARARTGRFIPGTLTNPEYAGYIEPDVVVVTDPIGDAQAVKEAITVGIPVIAMCDSNNQVSNVDLVIPTNNKGRRALSVVYWLLANETLDRRGAEPTYSLEDFEADL; via the coding sequence ATGAGCGAAAGCGAAAACGACACCGAAGAGGCGCCGGCCGAGGAGGAGGTCGACGAGACCGAGGCCCCGGCCGAGGAGGCGCCCGAAACGCAAGAACAGCCGGACGAGGCGGCCGACGCCGAGTCCGAGGAGGGGACCGACGGAGCCGAGGACGAGGCGGCCGAGGAGGCCGGCCCGCGCTTCGACGAGGACGTCATGCCGGACGAGGAGGCCGACCTCCTCATCCCGGTCGAGGACTACCTCTCGGCCGGCGTCCACATCGGTACCCAGCAGAAGACGAAGGACATGGAGCGGTTCATCCACCGCGTCCGCGACGACGGCCTCTACGTGCTCGACGTGAGCCAGACGGACGGCCGCATCCGGACCGCGGCGGACTTCCTCGCCAACTACGACCCCGAGCAGGTGCTCGTCACCTCCTCGCGCCAGTACGGTCGGTTCCCGGCCGAGAAGTTCGCCGACGCCATCGGGGCGCGCGCCCGCACCGGGCGGTTCATCCCGGGGACGCTGACGAACCCCGAGTACGCCGGCTACATCGAGCCGGACGTCGTGGTCGTCACCGACCCCATCGGCGACGCGCAGGCGGTCAAGGAGGCCATCACGGTCGGCATCCCCGTCATCGCCATGTGCGACTCAAACAACCAGGTGAGCAACGTCGACCTCGTCATCCCGACGAACAACAAGGGTCGACGCGCGCTGTCGGTCGTCTACTGGCTGCTCGCCAACGAGACGCTCGACCGCCGCGGCGCGGAGCCGACCTACTCCCTCGAGGACTTCGAGGCCGACCTGTAG
- the eno gene encoding phosphopyruvate hydratase: MTRIASVSLRRVLDSRGNPTVEADVLTESGGFGRAAAPSGASTGEYEAIELPPREAIAAARQHAVPRLVDEIHAGNQRDVDAALRGADGTNDFSEIGANSAVAISMAAAKAGADVLGAPLFQHLGGTFRDANRSFPVPLGNVVGGGEHAKEATHIQEFLAAPVGAPSVSEAVFANAAVHATVGDLLDERGVPAAKGDEGAWAPPIDDAEAFEVVEEATDRVADEIGFDVQFGLDVAAAELWDADAGVYRYGDVERTPDEQIDYIADLVDEYDLAYVEDPLDEDAYDGFADLTDRVGDRTLVCGDDLFVTNVERLERGINVGAANSILIKPNQIGTLSDAFDAVELAHRNGLDAVVSHRSGETEDTTIAHLAVATDAPFIKTGTVGGERTAKLNELIRIAEEAV, translated from the coding sequence ATGACCCGCATCGCCTCGGTGTCGCTCCGGCGCGTCCTCGACTCCCGGGGGAACCCGACCGTCGAGGCGGACGTCCTCACGGAGTCGGGCGGCTTCGGCCGCGCGGCGGCGCCCTCCGGGGCGAGCACGGGCGAGTACGAGGCGATCGAACTCCCGCCGCGGGAGGCCATCGCCGCGGCCCGTCAGCACGCCGTCCCCCGGCTCGTGGACGAGATCCACGCCGGCAACCAGCGCGACGTCGACGCGGCGTTGCGCGGTGCGGACGGCACGAACGACTTCTCCGAGATCGGCGCCAACAGCGCCGTCGCCATCTCGATGGCGGCCGCGAAGGCCGGCGCCGACGTGCTCGGCGCCCCGCTGTTCCAGCACCTCGGGGGGACGTTCCGCGACGCGAACCGGTCGTTCCCCGTCCCGCTGGGCAACGTCGTCGGCGGCGGCGAGCACGCCAAGGAGGCGACCCACATCCAGGAGTTCCTCGCCGCGCCCGTCGGCGCGCCGTCGGTCTCCGAGGCCGTCTTCGCGAACGCCGCCGTCCACGCGACCGTCGGCGACCTGCTCGACGAGCGGGGCGTCCCGGCCGCGAAGGGCGACGAGGGCGCCTGGGCGCCCCCAATCGACGACGCCGAGGCGTTCGAGGTCGTCGAGGAGGCGACCGATCGCGTCGCCGACGAGATCGGCTTCGACGTGCAGTTCGGCCTCGACGTGGCCGCCGCGGAACTGTGGGACGCCGACGCCGGCGTCTACCGGTACGGCGACGTCGAGCGGACGCCCGACGAGCAGATCGACTACATCGCCGACCTCGTCGACGAGTACGACCTCGCGTACGTCGAGGACCCGCTCGACGAGGACGCCTACGACGGCTTCGCCGACCTGACGGACCGGGTCGGCGACCGGACGCTCGTCTGCGGGGACGACCTGTTCGTCACCAACGTCGAGCGGCTGGAGCGCGGCATCAACGTCGGCGCGGCCAACAGCATCCTCATCAAGCCGAACCAGATCGGGACGCTGTCGGACGCGTTCGACGCCGTGGAACTGGCCCACCGGAACGGGCTGGACGCAGTCGTCTCCCACCGCTCGGGCGAGACCGAGGACACGACGATCGCACACCTCGCCGTCGCCACGGACGCCCCGTTCATCAAGACGGGGACCGTGGGCGGCGAGCGAACCGCCAAACTGAACGAACTCATCCGCATCGCGGAGGAAGCCGTATGA
- a CDS encoding DNA-directed RNA polymerase subunit K has product MSENEQPIRYNRYEKARILGARALQVAYGAPVLIESDQSEPILIAAEEYDAGVLPFTVRREGA; this is encoded by the coding sequence ATGAGCGAGAACGAACAACCCATCCGGTACAACCGGTACGAGAAGGCCCGCATCCTCGGGGCGCGAGCGCTGCAGGTCGCGTACGGCGCCCCCGTGCTGATCGAGAGCGACCAGTCGGAGCCGATCCTCATCGCCGCCGAGGAGTACGACGCGGGCGTCCTGCCGTTCACGGTCAGACGGGAGGGCGCATGA
- a CDS encoding DNA-directed RNA polymerase subunit N, which yields MMIPVRCFTCGTVIGEHWEEFKARAREGEEDPAEVLDELGIHRHCCRRMMISHTDLVDVVSPYQ from the coding sequence ATGATGATTCCCGTCCGGTGTTTCACGTGCGGCACCGTGATCGGTGAACACTGGGAGGAGTTCAAGGCCCGCGCCCGCGAGGGCGAGGAGGATCCAGCCGAGGTGCTCGACGAACTCGGCATCCACCGGCACTGCTGCCGCCGGATGATGATCTCCCACACCGACCTCGTCGACGTCGTCTCACCGTACCAATGA
- a CDS encoding 30S ribosomal protein S9 has protein sequence MVTNTSGKKKTAVARATVREGEGRVRIDSQPVELAEPEQARLKMLEPFRIAGEDLRSKVDIDVVVNGGGYSGQADAARTAIARGLVQHLNDAELRDAFMEFDRSLLVNDSRQSEPKKWGGPGARARYQKSYR, from the coding sequence ATGGTAACGAACACATCAGGGAAGAAGAAGACGGCCGTCGCCCGCGCCACCGTGCGCGAGGGCGAGGGCCGCGTCCGAATCGACTCCCAGCCCGTCGAGCTCGCAGAGCCCGAGCAGGCCCGCCTGAAGATGCTGGAGCCGTTCCGCATCGCCGGCGAGGACCTCCGGTCGAAGGTCGACATCGACGTCGTCGTCAACGGCGGCGGCTACTCGGGGCAGGCAGACGCCGCCCGAACCGCCATCGCGCGGGGGCTGGTGCAGCATCTCAACGACGCCGAACTCCGGGATGCGTTCATGGAGTTCGATCGCTCGCTGCTCGTGAACGACTCGCGGCAGTCCGAGCCGAAGAAGTGGGGCGGGCCCGGCGCTCGTGCCCGCTACCAGAAGTCGTACCGCTGA
- a CDS encoding 50S ribosomal protein L13, which yields MSLAEFDADVVVDARDCIMGRVASEVAQRALDGERVAVVNAERAVITGNEEATMETYRKRAELGSDRGPYYPKRPDRIFKRAIRGMLPYKKTRGREAFENVRVYVGNPFEEGTATTSPRGDGEPVEAQILEGTSLDRLSTIKFTTLGDVSENLGANVTW from the coding sequence ATGAGCCTCGCAGAGTTCGATGCCGACGTCGTCGTCGACGCCCGCGACTGCATCATGGGTCGCGTCGCGTCCGAGGTCGCCCAGCGCGCGCTCGACGGCGAGCGCGTCGCCGTGGTGAACGCCGAGCGGGCGGTCATCACCGGCAACGAGGAGGCCACGATGGAGACGTACCGCAAGCGCGCGGAACTCGGCTCCGATCGGGGCCCGTACTACCCGAAGCGGCCCGACCGGATCTTCAAGCGGGCCATCCGCGGGATGCTCCCGTACAAGAAGACGCGCGGCCGCGAGGCGTTCGAGAACGTCCGCGTGTACGTGGGCAACCCCTTCGAGGAGGGTACGGCGACCACGTCGCCGCGCGGCGACGGCGAACCCGTCGAAGCCCAGATCCTCGAGGGTACCTCGCTGGACCGCCTGTCGACTATCAAGTTCACGACGCTCGGGGACGTCTCCGAGAACCTTGGAGCGAACGTAACATGGTAA
- a CDS encoding 50S ribosomal protein L18e has translation MSSSKTNPRLQNLIAELKSVARSSDAAVWQDVADRLEKPRRTHAEVNLGRIERYANEDETVIVPGKVLGSGVLRKDVTVAAVDFSGTAETKIDQAGQAVTLEEALSNNPEGSDVRVIR, from the coding sequence ATGAGTAGTAGCAAGACCAATCCGAGACTTCAGAACCTCATCGCCGAACTGAAGTCGGTCGCGCGTTCGTCCGACGCAGCAGTGTGGCAGGACGTCGCCGACCGGCTCGAAAAGCCGCGGCGCACGCACGCGGAGGTCAACCTCGGCCGCATCGAGCGGTACGCGAACGAGGACGAGACCGTCATCGTGCCGGGCAAGGTGCTCGGCTCCGGCGTGCTCCGCAAGGACGTCACCGTCGCCGCCGTCGACTTCTCCGGAACCGCCGAGACGAAGATCGACCAGGCGGGTCAGGCCGTGACCCTGGAAGAAGCGCTGTCGAACAACCCCGAAGGATCCGACGTACGGGTGATCCGATAA